A single window of Crassostrea angulata isolate pt1a10 chromosome 8, ASM2561291v2, whole genome shotgun sequence DNA harbors:
- the LOC128158896 gene encoding molybdate-anion transporter-like isoform X2 — translation MNIFISGFALLSVLCAVLFIYTRTALTTISDAAFKNFQRVYLVVYLLAMAGDWLQGPHVYALYDSYGMSSHQIEVLFVAGFGSSMIFGTVVGSFADRYGRRANTILYGILYGGACITKHFNNFYILMLGRLLGGIATSILYSAFESWMIYEHHKRGFDQESLGNIFSNAVLGNSLVAILAGLVAQTFADNFGFVAPFDVSLAVLTLMTIIIVFTWSENFGDKTGNWKQNFSNALSAIRNDTKILCLGLIQSLFEGSMYIFVLEWTPALTPKSTSTEKQESIPHGHIFAAFMVSIMIGSSIFKLLSKYTNVESFMRIVLFTAAVSLTTPIIFKGNQVVVFAGFLVFECCVGIFWPSLGQMRGKYVPDDLRSTIMNFFRVPLNMIVVVILLQNLQMKVIFECCVAFLMLATVCQQWLFSMAKEQTTTQRGIIHA, via the exons atgaatatttttatctcaGGCTTTGCCTTACTAAGCGTACTGTGTGCAGTGTTGTTTATTTACACCAGGACAGCTTTGACAACAATAAGCGATGCGGCCTTCAAAAACTTCCAACGTGTGTACCTGGTCGTCTATCTGCTCGCCATGG CGGGTGACTGGTTACAGGGCCCCCATGTGTACGCCCTCTACGACAGCTATGGAATGTCCTCCCACCAAATCGAGGTGCTGTTTGTGGCGGGGTTCGGATCCAGCATGATCTTCGGGACAGTGGTCGGATCTTTCGCTGACAGATA TGGTAGAAGAGCTAACACCATCTTGTATGGAATTTTATATGGAGGAGCATGTATTACAAAG CACTTCAACAACTTCTACATCCTGATGTTGGGGCGATTGCTGGGAGGAATAGCTACCTCCATCCTGTACAGTGCTTTTGAGTCCTGGATGATCTATGAACACCACAAG agAGGATTTGATCAGGAATCTCTGGGAAACATTTTCAGCAATGCTGTGTTGGGGAACTCCCTTGTAGCCATTCTAGCTGGTCTAGTGGCTCAAACCTTCGCAGACAACTTTGGATTTGT TGCCCCATTTGACGTTTCCTTGGCTGTCTTGACATTAATGACCATTATAATTGTGTTCACCTGGAGTGAAAATTTTGGCGACAAGACAGGGAACTGGAAACAGAACTTCAGCAATGCTCTATCTGCTATACGCAATG ACACTAAGATCCTGTGCCTGGGTCTGATCCAGTCCCTGTTTGAGGGATCCATGTACATTTTCGTGCTGGAGTGGACCCCCGCCCTCACCCCTAAGAGTACCTCCACAGAAAAACAAGAATCCATTCCTCATGGACACATCTTTGCAGCATTTATG GTCTCAATAATGATAGGTTCATCAATATTCAAGCTGTTATCCAAGTACACCAATGTAGAGTCCTTCATGAG gaTAGTGTTGTTCACTGCAGCTGTTTCTTTAACCACACCAATTATATTCAAAGGA AACCAGGTGGTAGTGTTTGCTGGTTTCCTGGTGTTTGAATGCTGTGTGGGTATTTTCTGGCCGTCCCTGGGACAGATGAGGGGAAAATATGTCCCTGACGACC tgcgATCCACCATAATGAATTTTTTCCGTGTCCCATTGAACATGATCGTCGTTGTGATATTGTTACAA AACCTGCAGATGAAGGTGATCTTTGAGTGCTGTGTGGCCTTCCTGATGTTGGCCACAGTCTGCCAGCAGTGGCTCTTCAG CATGGCTAAAGAACAAACAACCACACAAAGGGGAATAATCCATGCTTGA
- the LOC128158673 gene encoding coiled-coil domain-containing protein 146-like, whose translation MSDKECEDGRDKEEEEEDEEPLKYAPAISALPPRVIQQEESQVEVSASPAFQCLEELFQEGKLTGTKVALLKSKYTELHDTLKRTRENETSLLKKAKEFTVTLEKQRSELEKGDNFPAGSNANEVTKLREQYLKFRNETEKAEDRKYQVEYRLEILTEEKKIMEREYARMPKQGEIEKKIKELQAACEEMKKEINNRQLESKTLKEDVENTKRENLLEAKEVEKSQDEMEKLKAELVQVNTLPNQLAKEADKLARQKNEIDNRIRAMDSEYQEALEMVQTLEKKHNEMDEERYEITNELKKQQDLLTQRERELAELMKDYEYAKDKEAVLNADRATLDMNLRHIQLEKKNTHDVLSRKTREKERDLRALKKLELQMRVAEENLAHTKTIHEKVLSQVGGMPKDDGSLQKKKDDLAKEVEQTKRALATQNNLTAVEHVKLEKSAADEQNLLYEQSDLRIEVVELTRLAAIKADEREQKARDFMRAEMRYHKAREDKKTKELQIVDHKKKYQEMMIKLKDFAKLYDVIKNERNKCVNLIQTSTQKAAEMKEKIKILQNEIEILRTEVSKKDKELQKRRLKHMHSIVMRDGLRNEVAKQNAIYAEMKSTVEQQKMDLSKLNMMMNQGEDESSKLRERYSVEEKKRNDRGLRLIQREEEVCIFYEKVNIEEQMIRNGNVDLQAREEEIRFIKMALNEEKRKQELLWKQLPNKRSLEEELVTLQIQLQQCQDRMLELEKQLEDPYDESRVRYLEGKDLPPAKLQDKIEDLEARLAEKEEHLLEKDLIFEQVNRLVDRVKNKAEGGKEDTLELAKKVNELQAKIKETTRKMMALVSELSMNQANALKLQQNLKEKEADLEQCYIRMEKGEAPSDEIAGEWFKILRDEDRRSRDKEEIRMAEEEEEQYKIAGGVTTTAEPRPNAYIPDDDSELPIPRPYGKHAPFKPAESGSTMRHIRKPVPKPIEI comes from the exons atGAGTGACAAGGAGTGTGAAGATGGAAGGGATAAGGAGGAAGAGGAAGAAGATGAAGAGCCATTGAAGTATGCTCCCGCCATCAGCGCTCTTCCCCCACGGGTCATTCAGCAGGAGGAGAGTCAGGTGGAGGTGTCTGCTAGCCCCGCCTTTCAGTGTCTGGAGGAG CTTTTCCAAGAGGGGAAACTGACAGGAACTAAAGTGGCTCTTTTGAAGTCAAAGTATACAGAATTACATGATACACTAAAAAG aacAAGAGAAAATGAAACAAGTTTATTGAAAAAGGCCAAAGAGTTTACAGTGACTCTTGAGAAACAGAGGAGTGAACTAGAAAAGGGAGACAACTTCCCTGCGGGCTCTAATGCTAATGAAGTGACAAAACTCAGAGAGCAATACCTCAAGTTCAGGAATGAGACAGAAAAGGCTGAGGATAGGAAATACCAGGTGGAATATAGGCTGGAAAT TCTCACTGAAGAGAAGAAGATCATGGAAAGAGAATATGCCAGGATGCCCAAGCAAGGG GAAATAGAAAAGAAGATCAAGGAGCTACAGGCCGCTTGCGAGGAGATGAAGAAGGAGATCAACAACCGTCAGCTGGAGTCGAAGACTCTGAAGGAGGATGTAGAGAACACGAAGCGAGAGAACCTCCTCGAGGCGAAGGAGGTAGAGAAGTCTCAGGACGAGATGGAGAAACTTAAG GCTGAGCTAGTTCAAGTCAACACACTTCCAAACCAACTGGCCAAAGAGGCAGACAAACTAGCCCGGCAGAAAAA TGAGATAGACAACAGAATTCGAGCCATGGACTCCGAGTACCAGGAGGCGTTAGAGATGGTCCAGACATTGGAGAAGAAGCATAACGAGATGGACGAGGAGCGTTACGAGATCACCAACGAGCTGAAGAAGCAGCAGGACTTGCTGACTCAGCGAGAACGCGAGCTCGCCGAGCTGATGAAGGATTATGAGTATGCCAAGGATAAGGAGGCTGTGCTGAATGCTGACAG AGCTACCTTGGACATGAATTTGAGACACATACAACTGGAGAAGAAAAATACCCATGATGTGTTATCACGTAAAACTCGTGAAAAAGAGAGGGACTTACGAGCCCTGAAAAAACTAGAGCTTCAGATGAGAGTGGCAGAGGAAAATCTCGCTCACACAAAAACAATCCATGAAAAAGTGTTATCACAAGTGGGAGGAATGCCTAAAGATGATGGCAGTTTGCAGAAAAAGAAAGACGATTTAGCCAAAGAAGTGGAACAAACCAAGAGGGCATTAGCCACACAG AACAATTTGACAGCTGTAGAACACGTGAAGCTAGAGAAGAGTGCGGCAGATGAACAGAATCTGCTGTACGAACAGAGTGACCTCCGCATAGAAGTGGTGGAGCTCACTCGGCTCGCTGCCATTAAG GCTGATGAAAGAGAACAGAAGGCTCGAGATTTCATGAGGGCAGAGATGAGGTACCACAAAGCCCGGGAGGATAAGAAGACCAAGGAATTACAGATAGTGGACCACAAGAAGAAATACCAGGAAATGATGATCAA ATTAAAAGACTTTGCCAAGCTGTATGATGTTATTAAGAACGAGAGGAACAAGTGTGTGAACCTGATCCAGACCAGCACTCAGAAGGCTGCCGAGATGAAGGAGAAGATCAAGATCCTGCAGAATGAGATCGAGATTCTACGCACTGAAGTCAGCAAGAAAGACAA AGAACTTCAGAAGCGGCGGCTGAAACACATGCACAGCATCGTAATGAGGGACGGTCTCCGTAATGAGGTCGCCAAGCAGAACGCGATCTACGCCGAGATGAAGTCGACCGTGGAGCAGCAGAAGATGGATCTGTCCAAACTGAACATGATGATGAACCAGGGCGAGGACGAGAGCAGCAAGCTGAGGGAGCGCTACTCTGTGGAGGAGAAGAAGAGGAACGACAG AGGCTTGAGGCTTATCCAGAGAGAGGAGGAAGTCtgcatattttatgaaaaagtaaacattgaag aacaaatgataagaaatgGTAATGTGGACCTACAAGCCAGAGAAGAGGAGATTCGATTCATCAAGATGGCTCTGAACGAGGAGAAGAGGAAGCAGGAGTTGCTATGGAAACAGCTGCCCAACAAGAGGTCCCTGGAGGAGGAGTTGGTGACGCTCCAGATCCAGTTACAGCAGTGTCAGGACCGGATGTTAGAGCTGGAAAAACAGCTGGAGGATCCGTACGATGAGAGCCGGGTCCGCTATCTGGAGGGGAAAGACCTGCCGCCCGCCAAGCTCCAGGACAAGATCGAAGAC CTTGAGGCTAGGCTAGCAGAAAAAGAGGAGCACTTGTTGGAGAAGGATTTGATATTTGAACAAGTGAACCGCCTGGTGGACAGAGTAAAAAATAAAGCAGAAGGAGGAAAGGAGGATACGTTAGAACTCGCCAAGAAG GTTAACGAACTTCAAGCGAAAATTAAAGAAACGACACGTAAAATGATGGCTTTAGTGTCTGAACTTTCAATGAATCAAGCGAACGctttaaaattacaacaaaatctAAAGGAGAAAGAGGCGGACTTAGAACAGTGCTATATTCGTATGGAGAAAGGAGAGGCGCCTAGTGATGAAATTGCAGGGGAATGGTTCAAGATATTACGAGACGAGGATCGAAGATCAAGAGACAAGGAAGAAATCAGAATG GCTGAGGAGGAGGAGGAACAGTACAAGATCGCGGGCGGCGTGACCACCACCGCTGAACCACGACCAAACGCTTACATCCCCGACGACGACAGTGAACTGCCAATCCCGAGGCCTTATGGGAAACACGCTCCCTTCAAACCGGCAGAATCTGGATCCACCATGCGTCATATCAGAAAGCCAGTGCCTAAGCCTATTGAGATCTAA
- the LOC128158895 gene encoding protein-serine O-palmitoleoyltransferase porcupine-like produces the protein MEYDDSFDDYYDDSMYDDEDLEKMLAEYSDFDYGSEMEYGRISLWELGENCLYPTLQQTVHMLAPLYLLCITTRIVCAVGYSPDDAEPPIPRWLLNFCISMGGLVVLQMFFGYNIVYLLVCAASVYVILLLTSWKCQNGSGVAVAVFIFLFIVICELFLVEEKAWHSVRGAQIILSMKVIGLGFDISSGVMPLPSVTDYMAYIFNAGNVIFGPWISFQDFKSIYSTNVSKCLSLEWMTKVMKSSVFSILCLSFSTCFGSWIILDGNYKWVRAYRDAQSFRFSHYFVCFVSETTAALAGISPGDIEYGVTVTRPLSVELPRSLVEVVTNWNLPMHNWLKTYVFKIARPHGTFLAVILTYIASSLLHGLNFQLAAVLLSLGFYSYVEMTFRRKLSRIFDACLEAKSCRENCPHTYKNNHPYIWITNLAFGCLTIFHLAYLGLMFDSSVEAEKGYNMSHTLQKWSDLGFLSHWVILGTYIFHLMV, from the exons ATGGAATATGATGATTCGTTTGACGATTATTACGATGATTCCATGTATGATGATGAGGATCTGGAGAAGATGCTGGCGGAGTACAGCGACTTTGATTACGGCAGTGAGATGGAGTATGGCCGGATCTCTCTGTGGGAGCTGGGAGAGAACTGTCTCTACCCCACACTGCAGCAAACCGTCCACATGCTGGCCCCACTCTATCTACTGTGTATCACCACCAGGATAGTTTGTGCTGTAGGGTACTCCC CTGATGATGCGGAGCCCCCCATTCCCCGGTGGTTATTAAACTTCTGTATCAGCATGGGTGGACTGGTAGTTCTACAAATGTTCTTTGGTTACAACATTGTCTACCTGCTTGTCTGTGCTGCATCAGTGTATGTTATCCTACTCCTGACTTCATGGAAGTGTCAGAATGGGTCTGGAGTAGCTGTGGCAGTATTCATATTTCTGTTTATTGTGATATG TGAGTTGTTTCTTGTAGAAGAAAAGGCCTGGCACAGTGTTAGAG GTGCACAGATCATCCTTTCTATGAAAGTTATCGGACTTGGGTTTGATATCTCATCAGGAGTTATGCCCCTTCCATCAGTCACAGATTACATGGCCTATATATTTAATGCAGGAAATGTGATATTTGGACCGTGGATATCATTTCAAGATTTTAAAAGCATCTACTCCACAAATGTATCAAAGTGCCTT TCATTGGAGTGGATGACAAAGGTGATGAAATCCAGTGTGTTCTCTATCCTCTGTCTGTCCTTCTCAACCTGTTTTGGGTCATGGATCATTCTGGATGGCAACTACAA GTGGGTGCGGGCTTACAGAGATGCGCAGTCCTTCAGATTCAGCCATTACTTTGTGTGCTTTGTCTCTGAAACTACAGCAGCTCTGGCTGGTATCAGTCCCGGTGACATAGAATA TGGAGTTACAGTGACCAGACCCCTTTCTGTGGAACTCCCTAGGTCACTGGTGGAGGTCGTGACTAACTGGAATCTACCGATGCATAACTGGTTAAAAACCT atgtGTTCAAAATAGCTCGTCCTCATGGAACTTTCCTAGCAGTCATCTTAACCTACATAGCCAGCAGTTTGCTTCAC ggtctcaattttcaattaGCAGCAGTTCTTTTATCTCTTGGATTTTATTCCTATGTAGAAATGA CCTTTAGAAGGAAGTTGTCACGGATCTTTGATGCTTGTTTGGAGGCTAAGTCCTGTCGGGAAAACTGCCCCCACACGTACAAAAAC AACCACCCCTACATCTGGATCACTAACCTGGCCTTCGGCTGCCTGACCATCTTTCACCTAGCGTACCTGGGACTGATGTTTGACAGCAGTGTAGAGGCAGAGAAG GGCTATAACATGTCCCACACACTACAGAAGTGGTCAGATCTCGGATTTCTGAGTCACTGGGTCATCCTAGGAACCTACATATTCCACCTGATGGTTTAG
- the LOC128158896 gene encoding molybdate-anion transporter-like isoform X1 — protein sequence MNIFISGFALLSVLCAVLFIYTRTALTTISDAAFKNFQRVYLVVYLLAMAGDWLQGPHVYALYDSYGMSSHQIEVLFVAGFGSSMIFGTVVGSFADRYGRRANTILYGILYGGACITKHFNNFYILMLGRLLGGIATSILYSAFESWMIYEHHKRGFDQESLGNIFSNAVLGNSLVAILAGLVAQTFADNFGFVAPFDVSLAVLTLMTIIIVFTWSENFGDKTGNWKQNFSNALSAIRNDTKILCLGLIQSLFEGSMYIFVLEWTPALTPKSTSTEKQESIPHGHIFAAFMVSIMIGSSIFKLLSKYTNVESFMRIVLFTAAVSLTTPIIFKGNQVVVFAGFLVFECCVGIFWPSLGQMRGKYVPDDLRSTIMNFFRVPLNMIVVVILLQNLQMKVIFECCVAFLMLATVCQQWLFSSAQISQPMETKKSPLPKEAEALLTESESMA from the exons atgaatatttttatctcaGGCTTTGCCTTACTAAGCGTACTGTGTGCAGTGTTGTTTATTTACACCAGGACAGCTTTGACAACAATAAGCGATGCGGCCTTCAAAAACTTCCAACGTGTGTACCTGGTCGTCTATCTGCTCGCCATGG CGGGTGACTGGTTACAGGGCCCCCATGTGTACGCCCTCTACGACAGCTATGGAATGTCCTCCCACCAAATCGAGGTGCTGTTTGTGGCGGGGTTCGGATCCAGCATGATCTTCGGGACAGTGGTCGGATCTTTCGCTGACAGATA TGGTAGAAGAGCTAACACCATCTTGTATGGAATTTTATATGGAGGAGCATGTATTACAAAG CACTTCAACAACTTCTACATCCTGATGTTGGGGCGATTGCTGGGAGGAATAGCTACCTCCATCCTGTACAGTGCTTTTGAGTCCTGGATGATCTATGAACACCACAAG agAGGATTTGATCAGGAATCTCTGGGAAACATTTTCAGCAATGCTGTGTTGGGGAACTCCCTTGTAGCCATTCTAGCTGGTCTAGTGGCTCAAACCTTCGCAGACAACTTTGGATTTGT TGCCCCATTTGACGTTTCCTTGGCTGTCTTGACATTAATGACCATTATAATTGTGTTCACCTGGAGTGAAAATTTTGGCGACAAGACAGGGAACTGGAAACAGAACTTCAGCAATGCTCTATCTGCTATACGCAATG ACACTAAGATCCTGTGCCTGGGTCTGATCCAGTCCCTGTTTGAGGGATCCATGTACATTTTCGTGCTGGAGTGGACCCCCGCCCTCACCCCTAAGAGTACCTCCACAGAAAAACAAGAATCCATTCCTCATGGACACATCTTTGCAGCATTTATG GTCTCAATAATGATAGGTTCATCAATATTCAAGCTGTTATCCAAGTACACCAATGTAGAGTCCTTCATGAG gaTAGTGTTGTTCACTGCAGCTGTTTCTTTAACCACACCAATTATATTCAAAGGA AACCAGGTGGTAGTGTTTGCTGGTTTCCTGGTGTTTGAATGCTGTGTGGGTATTTTCTGGCCGTCCCTGGGACAGATGAGGGGAAAATATGTCCCTGACGACC tgcgATCCACCATAATGAATTTTTTCCGTGTCCCATTGAACATGATCGTCGTTGTGATATTGTTACAA AACCTGCAGATGAAGGTGATCTTTGAGTGCTGTGTGGCCTTCCTGATGTTGGCCACAGTCTGCCAGCAGTGGCTCTTCAG CTCAGCTCAAATATCTCAGCCAATGGAAACCAAGAAATCTCCCTTACCAAAGGAAGCGGAGGCCTTGCTGACAGAGAGTGAGAGCATGGCCTGA